Proteins encoded within one genomic window of Lysinibacillus sphaericus:
- a CDS encoding zinc-finger domain-containing protein produces the protein MDKVTVMKDIDELHDMYCADCLVIKQLRKERGKQGAHRFCIEACTVGERLQFLGEELMKVYSK, from the coding sequence ATGGATAAAGTGACGGTTATGAAAGATATTGATGAACTACATGATATGTACTGTGCTGATTGCTTAGTCATTAAGCAACTGCGGAAAGAGCGTGGGAAACAAGGGGCCCATCGTTTTTGTATTGAGGCGTGTACAGTAGGAGAGCGACTGCAGTTTTTAGGGGAGGAGCTAATGAAAGTGTATAGCAAATAA
- a CDS encoding ribonuclease HI family protein, with the protein MLEVYIDAASAGNPGPSGIGIFIKGEGHHVQISEYIGHTNNHIAEFTALVRGLEEAQKLGTSIVSVRSDSKVVVTSIEKEYVKNEEFKPFLEQALTLANNFDLFFIKWIPDGQNKAADALARNAIQKEKN; encoded by the coding sequence ATGTTAGAGGTCTATATCGATGCGGCAAGTGCAGGTAATCCTGGCCCTAGCGGCATTGGCATTTTTATTAAAGGAGAAGGCCATCACGTACAAATTAGTGAGTACATCGGTCATACAAATAATCATATCGCCGAATTCACCGCATTAGTACGGGGCTTAGAAGAAGCACAAAAACTAGGTACAAGCATTGTCTCCGTCCGTTCCGATTCAAAAGTGGTCGTTACATCTATAGAAAAAGAATATGTCAAAAACGAAGAATTTAAACCTTTTCTTGAACAAGCATTAACACTTGCAAATAATTTTGATTTATTTTTCATCAAATGGATTCCAGATGGGCAAAATAAAGCAGCAGATGCACTAGCACGCAACGCTATTCAAAAAGAAAAAAATTAA